From the genome of Cryptosporangium minutisporangium, one region includes:
- a CDS encoding helicase HerA domain-containing protein translates to MSDTELRALRTVRLSSAPTQDDVWNPNPFHVDGLHTRAIDAVLDGLEDAFDSSGSSPLGVVIQGQRGTGKTHLMGWLREQVQSRDGYFFLISLVDPAAFWPSTVMSILDGLTRRVKRREPQLQTLLTRLADEGGLAPELLPQVIGEEPLTEAALTSFIRALQSVDPQIARDCQDTARALVLYGSFDLQAQDVGQNFLLSQPDETGERAAWGIGRMVKSARIIVRDLSRLLALTGPSVVAVDQIDPIVTSATTGAKSAGSGATVDNAALDQIAEGLMSLRESTRRTLTVLTCTPTTWILITEEAIDTVQDRFRVTPHLQSIPTEEFGRALIEKRFDRYYRRVRFEPPYPTWPIDPSAFAEAGQFTPRELLKRVDQHIRACVDRGEVTELTALVETVSDPGPVPISPDSMEALDQRFEQLIASADVSHALAQSTEDAVMPALLNAGLEAWILEQEDAEKRFSFDPLPGVKPPLHARLRLTLDEATEDEAHWAFRAISAQHPVAALTRIRAACTMSGLSQGVPKRRLFLLRNADWKAKPGSKTRQELDAFYDKGGRDPKVPKEDLQVLAALRVLLEESPNHLQAWLTSRRPTDRVGFLRDALSDLTALSDPSAGHGRTTVDRPDPVPTPEPLPAVPHIVVGRAIEGGAPISVDLESLRKHTAIFAGSGSGKTVLIRRLVEESALQGVSSIVLDPNNDLARLGDAWPVTPPGWGPGDADKAAAYLDGTDVVVWTPRRQAGRALSFQPLPDFASVRDDPDEFDAAIDAAVATLAPRARVDGGAARAVRGRAVLTEALRFFARSGFVTLREFIGVLAAFPDEASRLDNAERIAAELAQDLNAAVVNDPLFGGQGTPVDPGVLLTPPPGKRARVSVISLVGLASDEQRQSFVNQLQMALFAWVKKNPAGDRPLGGLFVMDEAQTLAPSGAMTACTQSTLALASQARKYGLGLVFATQAPKGLHNRIPGNAATQFFGLLNAPVQISAAQEMAKAKGGSVPDVGRLGTGQFYAAPDASSFVKVQTPLCLSYHPKSPLTTEEVVARAGAGTGSD, encoded by the coding sequence TCGATTCTCGACGGGCTGACCCGTCGGGTGAAGCGTCGCGAGCCCCAGCTCCAGACGCTGCTGACGCGCCTGGCCGACGAGGGCGGGTTGGCCCCGGAACTTCTCCCACAGGTCATCGGCGAGGAGCCGCTCACCGAGGCCGCGCTCACGTCGTTCATCCGCGCGCTGCAGAGCGTCGACCCTCAGATCGCGCGGGACTGCCAGGACACCGCACGCGCGCTCGTGCTGTACGGCTCCTTCGACCTGCAGGCGCAGGACGTCGGCCAGAACTTCCTGCTGTCGCAGCCGGACGAGACCGGTGAGCGCGCCGCCTGGGGCATCGGCCGGATGGTGAAGAGCGCGCGGATCATCGTCCGCGACCTGTCCCGCCTGCTCGCGCTGACCGGGCCGAGCGTCGTCGCCGTCGACCAGATCGACCCGATCGTCACGTCCGCCACGACCGGGGCGAAGTCCGCCGGCTCGGGCGCGACCGTGGACAACGCGGCGCTGGACCAGATCGCCGAAGGCCTGATGTCGCTCCGGGAGAGCACCCGTCGGACGCTGACGGTCCTCACCTGCACGCCCACCACGTGGATACTCATCACCGAAGAGGCGATCGACACCGTCCAGGACCGCTTCCGCGTCACGCCGCACCTGCAGTCGATTCCCACCGAAGAGTTCGGGCGGGCCCTGATCGAGAAGCGGTTCGATCGCTACTACCGGCGGGTCCGGTTCGAGCCGCCGTACCCGACCTGGCCGATCGACCCGTCCGCGTTCGCCGAAGCCGGCCAGTTCACGCCCCGCGAACTGCTGAAACGCGTCGACCAGCACATCCGTGCCTGCGTCGACCGGGGCGAGGTCACCGAGCTCACCGCACTCGTCGAGACGGTGTCCGATCCCGGTCCGGTCCCGATCTCGCCCGATTCCATGGAGGCGCTCGACCAACGGTTCGAGCAACTGATCGCGTCCGCGGACGTCAGCCACGCACTCGCCCAATCCACCGAGGACGCGGTGATGCCCGCCCTGCTCAACGCCGGGCTGGAGGCATGGATCCTGGAACAGGAGGACGCCGAGAAGCGGTTCTCGTTCGACCCGCTGCCGGGCGTCAAGCCGCCGCTGCACGCGCGTCTACGACTCACGCTCGACGAGGCGACCGAGGACGAAGCGCACTGGGCGTTCCGCGCGATCTCGGCGCAGCACCCCGTCGCCGCCCTGACCCGGATCCGGGCGGCGTGCACGATGTCAGGACTCTCCCAAGGCGTGCCGAAGCGCCGGCTGTTCCTGCTGCGTAACGCGGATTGGAAGGCGAAGCCGGGATCGAAGACCCGGCAGGAGCTGGACGCGTTCTACGACAAAGGCGGACGCGATCCAAAAGTGCCGAAGGAGGACCTCCAGGTACTGGCCGCTCTTCGAGTGCTGCTCGAGGAGAGTCCGAACCATCTCCAGGCCTGGCTCACCAGCCGTCGGCCGACGGACCGAGTCGGGTTCTTGCGCGACGCCCTGTCCGACCTGACTGCCCTGTCCGACCCGTCCGCAGGCCACGGGAGGACGACCGTGGACCGCCCCGATCCGGTGCCAACCCCAGAGCCCCTTCCGGCGGTCCCGCACATCGTCGTCGGGCGGGCGATCGAGGGCGGGGCTCCGATCAGCGTGGACCTGGAGTCCCTGCGGAAGCACACCGCGATCTTCGCCGGGTCCGGATCCGGCAAGACCGTGCTGATCCGACGATTGGTGGAGGAGTCCGCGCTCCAGGGCGTCTCCTCGATCGTCCTGGACCCGAACAACGACCTCGCCCGGCTCGGTGACGCCTGGCCGGTGACACCGCCGGGCTGGGGGCCCGGTGACGCGGACAAGGCCGCGGCGTACCTGGACGGCACCGACGTCGTCGTCTGGACGCCGCGGCGTCAGGCCGGCCGGGCGCTGAGCTTCCAGCCGCTGCCCGACTTCGCCAGCGTCCGCGACGATCCGGACGAGTTCGACGCCGCGATCGACGCGGCGGTCGCGACCCTGGCTCCGCGCGCCCGGGTGGACGGGGGCGCGGCACGAGCGGTTCGGGGGCGGGCGGTCCTCACCGAGGCGCTGCGGTTCTTCGCCCGCAGCGGCTTCGTCACGCTGCGGGAGTTCATCGGGGTACTGGCGGCGTTCCCGGACGAGGCCAGCCGGCTCGACAACGCCGAGAGGATCGCGGCCGAGCTCGCGCAGGACCTCAACGCGGCGGTCGTCAACGATCCGTTGTTCGGTGGGCAGGGCACCCCGGTCGACCCGGGAGTGCTCCTGACGCCGCCGCCGGGGAAGCGCGCTCGGGTGTCGGTGATCAGCTTGGTCGGGCTCGCCTCCGACGAGCAGCGGCAGAGCTTCGTCAACCAGCTGCAGATGGCGCTCTTCGCCTGGGTGAAGAAGAATCCGGCGGGTGACCGGCCACTCGGAGGCCTGTTCGTGATGGACGAGGCGCAGACGCTGGCACCGTCCGGGGCGATGACCGCGTGCACGCAGAGCACGCTGGCGCTCGCGTCGCAGGCCCGGAAGTACGGGCTCGGTCTCGTCTTCGCGACCCAGGCACCCAAGGGGCTGCACAACCGGATCCCGGGCAACGCGGCGACCCAGTTCTTCGGGCTTCTCAACGCGCCGGTGCAGATCAGCGCGGCCCAGGAGATGGCGAAGGCGAAGGGTGGCAGCGTTCCGGACGTCGGACGGCTGGGCACTGGGCAGTTCTACGCCGCGCCCGATGCATCCTCGTTCGTCAAGGTACAGACGCCGCTGTGCCTGAGCTACCACCCGAAGAGCCCGCTGACGACCGAGGAAGTGGTGGCACGAGCCGGGGCCGGAACCGGGTCCGACTAG